TTTTATgttgaaaagtaatttctgcCTTTGTTCAGTTTCTGAAGTCTACATACTGTCTCCTTCCATCCAATATCTGCAGTGAGGAGAACTCATTTTTGTGATTGTGTAATAGTAAATCCAACAGAGAAGCAATAATCCAAAGCAGTGTAATACTGTGcaagaatttctgaaaattacGAATATAAGCAACTCTTCACATTTGTCCAAAGCTAAACACACATTATAACATTGGGTAAGAATGGAAAACTCTTGAATTGATACTACATCCACAGAAAAATCTGACTGCATGCAGTTTGAGAAATACCTTGAGTACATCATTAGCATGTGTCTAAGAAGCAGATTTGAAACTAGACCAGATTGAAAGAAGGAACCTTCTTTTCAAGGTCCAATGAAAATGTTCTCTGTTGTCCATTATATTCCTAATTTCATTGGCGTTTTAGTTTACTATTTTATCAAATTGTAACTTACCATAACCAGTTCTTaagaagaatgttttttttggtgaaaaatgaAGCCTTCCTTGTGATCAGAATTTGAAATGTCAATGTTAAGGTCAAATACACAGCCAAGCAATTAGGGAAATGAATATCATCTGCCATTTTTTGTAGTCTGATATTTCCTGGTTGCATGCCCAGATTTTAGAGAGAAGTTTAATCCCATTGAAACTGAACAGAATTTTAGCAGATTCTTCTGCAGGCAGAGTGTTTAatttagtgaaaaaaagaacttctgctttttccatttaatattATCTAATTCCCACCAGATGGAgtcttttctgttcttctctgcTTGCTAATGCACATTTCTGATGAAATGTTTTAGATGTGCTCTCCTGATGTCTGATTATTTAGCTTCTCAAATTCTAAGTAATTTCCTTACCTGCCTTATGGCTTACAGAATGGagcaaaaatagaaattattctAGAAGTAATTATAACAGAaagtatataattttcatatatatatattacagtACAGTTACAGTAATATTGTAATTATTggaaattataaattatttttataatttaatttctttgactTCTATTTTAGTCAAAaacatagaaaagaaaaaaaccccctgTGTGATAGGCCTACCTATAATGTAGCATCGGCCAGAAAAAAGTGGATTTCAATCTTTGAAATTTAGAGTTTCAGTTTTAAGTTAAAACCAGAGTGCTCTATTCCATATGAGAATCTGCCTCTATAGATTTCACATGGGAAGGACTTGGGAACTATAGTGATGTACAACAGTGAAAAGACATGAAATAACTAGGTAGGATCTAGACAAAACACCATTCTGATTatgatctttatttttttttacaggtaAGAGATGAGAGGAACATGCTGAAAGTTATTACTCGAATGAACAGAATTTCACTGATTCTGAAATTACTTGTGGAACAGTTCTCAGTTTTGGAAACTATGACTGCATTGGACTTCTTTGATTTCAGGTACAGAGTTATTATTCCTCCACAGCAATCCAGGAGCTGGTAATTCTCATCCTTAGAATGGATTGTGAATTTTGCATGTGTGCTGGTGTCTGTCAGCAGGCTGAGAGCTCACCTTGGAGAGGCAAACATGAAATTAATGTGCAAGGGTCAGTTATGAAATTGACCCTGACTGTAAGTCCAGCATGTTCTGCAAAGAAGTACAAGTGAATTGTTGACTCTTCTGTGTAGGGTTCTGCTGACTGGTTTCAGGGTCAAAAgttaaaacagcagaaacaacagaaatagCTCATGGTTCTGCTAGCAATTTAGTTGAAACTTGGCACTGCAGATTGGAGCCTTGCTCTATGGCAAATCATAGAAGTGCTTGGGGGAGAGACATGCACTCTCTCTAGATTATCAAACAGGTATTTCAGCTGTCTTGGTTTGCATGGTGCTGCTTTGGGTCTGCAGTGCTGAAGGAAGCATTGCTGTCCCTTGTCCTTTTCCCCCAATATCTTCTGCtgtccaggagcagctcagtgcaTTGCTGGGCTGGATTGTACCTCTTCTGCCTTCTGCTCAGACTTTCTCTGGATCCTTTGGCTTATCTCACCtctcacatttctttctcttccctctctaCATCTAAGCCCTTTCACCACACTACCATGTGTTACAGCTTCACCCACTGTGTCCCTTCCCTGTTCTCCTGCTTGTGTCACTTGTGCATATCTGTCTGCCTTGTGACCTCAGTGCCATCCAGCATCCCATCCACTTTTGCATTTTGGCACCCTTTCCCTTCTATCTTTTAATGTTCCCTATTGAAAAGAGCAGGAAACTACGAATTTTCTTCACTTGCTTGAATTGAGTATTACCCTACAGCAGGGGAAATCCATGGGATAATCATCCATTTTGATCCATACTTGCTTCAGCTTTTCAACCACATACTCATTTGATAAGTAAACGTAAAATTAAATCAATGACGTGTCACTGTCAAATCTTGTACTCACAATTCAAAATGCATTACAATTACCTAGCAATGTGGGATTTCAGGTTGCTTTTATTAGTAATTGTTTTTCAGCATGGTCAGATGATTTAACTCTTAAGATTCCCATTAATGaatccttcaaaaaaaaaaactccactgGAGTTCTTTTGAGCATTATTCTGCTCTATAGGATAAGGCAAATTGCAGATATATATATTGCATGTATGGACTATTATACATAATAATAGATAGGAATTATGTTGTGTATCAAGACTATTTAAAATGGCATGTTATTGGCATGTTGTTGCTGTGAAAATTTTTGTAACAGCTTTTTGGGGTGCAGCTGCTTAGTCTATTTGGAAAGGGAATTATATTCACTAACATTGCCTCCTGTACATCACATGCACAAAGCTTcccttttaaaacacaaattcaCACATTTACACTACCTGTGTATGCACAAAGAATACAGAACTAGAAAATGAGATTATAATTGCACTGTAGTTGCATTGAaattgcttggtttttttttccttttcctaagTGCAGTCATATAAAAAAGTCCTCAGATAGCTATTTGATATTCTTCAGATGTGAAATATGGGGGGTTTTTAGAGAACAAAATTTTTAGAGAACAAGAGAAATCCACCATTGTAAAATAACATCCTGCATTTTTatatcttcttttcttctgttcccaAAGGTACTACCTAAGCCCAGCCTCAGGTTTTCAGAGCCTGCAGTTTCGCTTGCTGGAGAACAAGATTGGAGTTCCCCAAAGCCTGAGAGTCCCTTATAACAGAAGGCATTACCGTGATAACTTCAAGGGACAGGATCATGAACTGCTGCTTCAATCAGAGCAAGAACCAACACTACTGCAACTTGTGGAGGTAACAATGTCTGTCTTGGACCTTGCCTCATTTTCCCCATCTCCCAACAATGTCCTTCATTAGTCTCAGTGACAAATTCTCCTACCTTAAGAGAAACAAGCATGTTAGCAAATTCTCTGTCAATTGTGTTTTGGATTCTTGACAAATTTGGCATGAAAGAGAGTTAATTGTTAGTAAACCAACTGATTTTTCACAGCATCTTGCTTTCATCTGAAAATTCTGGCTGTTAAACTGATAAATAGCATTGTGGAAGTGTGAGCTAAGAATGTAGATGCACTGTTTCACTTGCATTGCTTTTTGTGAATATAAGCCCTTTTGggaggaaaattttaaaaatagtaccACTGTTAGTGATGGCTATTAGAGAGGTTAAAAACAATAGATGGCTCTGTCTTCCTTCTGAGACTTATCATTACTCTTATCTTATATATATGTGGAAtaaggtttgtttttctgtagtttGTTTTAAAGATATCTTAGAATGagacagcttctgtcttccaACATTGTCCATGCAACCTGGAACCTGATGAGCTTGGTATGGCACCATTATGCAGGTGTAAATCATCCACATGGACATGCTGAATTTAGCACTAAGAACTTCTACAGGATATTGTAGATGTGCTTATTGCTAAACCAGAATTGTAGCAGTAGAATTTATGGTGTTATAACTTGTAATTATAGGATAATGCAGTTACATTGCTATTGTTTGAATATATTATCATTATTACCACTAATGCTATTATTATTAAAGGCATGGCTTGAAAGAACTCCGGGACTTGACTCAGAAGAATTTGATTTCTGGGGACAATTTGAAGAGAATGTTTTAAAAGGCCTAGAAGAGGAATTTGCCTTGATACAGGTATCAGTTTACTCTTGAACTAACTATAGGCAAAGACATCTGGCAAAATGACATTGTGACATAAATTTAACTTTTGGCTTATTCAAAGTTTCTCACTCACTTCACTTAATCTTCATTAGTCTTTTtctgtgagaagcagaaaaaaatgcaaattcttcaggaaataggaatatttttttaatttgacatCTGAGATGATTTAAAGCATGGGATACATGGATGATCAGGATTGCAAAAGGGATGGATTAGTATCAATGGAAGGGCTGAATTTGATTTTACTGAAACTACAACTTCACTATTAATTAGTACTTGTGTCTACAATATAAAGTGAATATGAAGTTTGGGCTCCTGAGCTGTGGATATGGAATGTCCCTATTAAGAGCCCATGTTTAACAGTATATGGCAATTTGCTGCTATGTGATCATTTGAATTGCAATGGCAAATAAGCATCAGAAAATCCCTGACTATTTCAAGACTTGCAgctttaaataacattttttaatattttcatttttaatgaaaaaataataagaatttATCAACTTCCTGAGAATATCTGTTTATGTCTTTCTAACTTATCtaaacttttttatttacaattttcTTGGCCACCGCTCTGCAAGGATGtaatttttttgccttgaaaacaaataaatcagaCTTCAAACAATTTTTAAGGCCTCTAGACCAAGAAATGCAATAAATTGCCAGTTTGTTTGAATATTCATTTCTCTGGGTTGTGTTGGAATCTATTTAATTGTACATTTCTTGGTAATTGTACTTTTCAAAGGACAGTGACCCATGTATcttatttgaaaatacagttCTTACATCTAAGATTCAAACTTCagagtatttatttaaataaaagttgCAAAATGAGTCATTCAAGTGCTTAATTTTCCCTGTTGAATTCTAAAGCTtgtctttgttttaaatacCAAAGGCCAAAGCagaatcagaagaaaaagatgaCTTATTGTCTGAATTCCAAAAGCAGAGAGACACATTACTTTCATTATTTGATGAAAAACGCCATGAACATCTGCTCAGTAAAGGTAGATTTTATTACCATATGTGAATATGTACTTTGTATGTTTTATACATGTTATTTATAAATGCTTGTTATAGCCCTGAAGTTGCAGGAGAATGAGCAACCAACTGAGGACACTTGTATTTTGCAGGAGAGAGGAGACTGTCCTACAAAGCACTGAAGGGGGCCTTGATGATCTACTTCTACAGGTGATGTTGTGTCTTTGATGGTGACTGGCAGGAGGAGAGGTGAAGGTtaagaacagcagcacaggtttAGTTAGGCTGGAATGGGCTGTGGGAAGCAATCTATTTCAGCCCTCCACAGGAACCCTGATTAGTCAGATACAGCTCAAAGgtcagaccaggctgctcagggccatGTCCTGATGAGTTCTGAATATCTTCAAGGATGGGAGGTTGCACATCCCCTCTGGGCACCTTGAGCAGATGCTGCTTCTCAGATTGTAACTAGTAAATGCCTTGTTCTACCTGTCCTAGAAAGATCTGGAGTCCTTTTCTGAGTTCAAAAATAAAGGGGCAGATGAAGACGTACACAGCAGAAGTATTTGTTAAAATATCTGGTGATATTCCAGTACCAATTTAGGAAAAGCAAGCTTTAAGTCACTAAGCACTGGCGAAATGCAACTTTGAAAAATACAGCTTATGCTGAGAGGTCTGACTgtcttctctttcattttcataGGGAGGAGCCTCGTTTCCAGGTTCCATTTCAGCTTCTTACCTCCCTTATGGATCTCGATGTGCTCATGACTAAATGGAGATGTAAGTTTGACTTTTTTCACTGTGACGCTCTCTCTTCTAGATGCAAATAAATTGTTCTGCCTCTGAGTTACACCCAGTCTTAGAATTGAGCTTTGGAGTTCATGCATTAGGAATGACTCTTTTTGTTTGTACTTCAGCCAAGAGGAAAGATAAAAAGCTACTTCTGTGATTATTAGATATATATGGGTATAGCTACCACTTCTCTGACCTGTTTTAAGTGTACTATCTTACTTAAGAGACAGAGATCTATTTTTCAATCTATCCCAAAAAGTCATAATGATATGTCTTTATATGCAAACATTCCTTCTACCTCCTTCCATATCTATACGTAAGTGAATGTATAATTCTGTATTCAGAGCATAGTAACATGTAATAATTAGTGTGTTCATTCTGAATTaacaataattttatataattgaCTGAAGAATGGCAGAATTAACTCCTGCATTGCTGAAGACCTAAGAGTCCTGTATCCCTGTAAAGATCTCTGAATGACCTTCAATAAGTGTGAccctttatttatatttaagtaCTGAACATGTGCTATTTTCTCCTGTTGTATCATTTAGATAACCATGTCTGTTTGGTGCACAGAATGATTGGTGGCAAGGCTGGCACTGGAGGCTCATCAGGCTACCACTACTTGCGCTCAACAGTGAGGTACAAATAACGTGTTTCCCCTGTAGCTGCAACAATGCAGTTCATAAATACTCTAATGCTGGGAGACATAATTCAGATGGCTCACTGAAGGCCAAAGGGCTGCTGACTCTCTTCTGGGACTCTAGCACATCTCCCCTTGGTTGTTGTACATTTATTTATCAGTGACATATAAATTCCAAGTCTTCTAGGGCAAAAAGGTCCCTTTTGATCACTCATGGCATCTGTAATTCTCAGTCAAGGCATTACAGTGACAGCAATACTATGATCCCTGCATTGTTCAGTTGGTGTGCCAGCTAGCCCAAATTAATGAGGCTGGAAGTGAGCCCCAGCTACTGTGTGACTGTTTATTCCTTAGCATGACCTCTAATTGCACAACCTCCTTAAAAGAGGATCTTCTTTGAGGTTTGCTCTCAAAGAGCCGTGAACCACCACGTAGTGCTGTGAGCAACTCCTATCACAACCAATGGAAcagaggggagagcagaaagCAGATGTTAGACTGATGTTGAGGATTGAATGCCCATGGTCTTTCTTAGAAAGCTCTCCCACTCTACCTTCATTTCAGGTTAACATTATTGTTCCTAGATAAATTCTGCTAGAGATCACACCCTATGGACTCTggattttcagaagaaagatGTTACTATAGATCCCTATTAAGCCTAATCTGCTATGCCCTAGGAAGTCAGGACTGGATTCTTGCTCTGTAACATTCAGGAGGTTTACTGCAAGGAATCTTGTTATTTGCATTAGAAAGATTGATTACTGAGGATTTAGAAATTATGGCCTTCTATACTGATGGAATTATTGTTCCAATTGTCTTTTTCAGTGACAGATACAAGGTGTTTGTGGATTTGTTCAATCTTTCAACATTTCTAGTGCCAAGACACTGGATACCAAAGATGAACCCAAGCATTCATAAATTCCTTTACACAGCAGAATACTGTGACAGCTCCTACTTCAGCAGTGATGACTCTGACTAACCTGCCTTTCTAGGCTGTTGCTGTGAACAACCTCCTGACTTTCACCTTCAGTGGTGctcccagccattcccaccAAGATTGTGGGTgtgtaaatatgtatttatgtatgAAAGCTTTGTGAATAGTACAAATGTCCTGTGGAAGAAATTAATTGCTtgtagagaaaataaatctgtattgAGTTAGCCTATGTTAAGAGTAAAATGATACCCCAATTAAACCCAGGGCAAATTTAACTCTTGGCTGGCTTCTTAAAGCCTGCACcgagagaaagggagaaaattacACACAGTTACTATGATCATTACCTATTTGTACATATTTTTGTACCTGCTTGCTTGCCTAATGGCTGCTACTAATTTATGACTACTTAAGGATATAATCAATCTCATCACCTTCAGAAGAATATTCGTTTCTGAGCTCTAGTGCaatttcaaaaggaattttGGGTTAAAAGTTTCAAAAGCTAGATTCAAAAAAGTTAAGTCCTGAATCTACAGAAACCAAACCATCCTGAACTTATAATACATCAAGAATCATGTTGCTATCTCTTTACATGTGAATGTAAATCCCTTACACAgaaatactgttaaaaaaagaagatataAGTACTTACTTTGCATTCCAAATAAAGCAGTATTAAAGCTCATCTTTTGTTAGGTCTCCTTCTAAAGCAAACTATAAAGTTTAAACAAGAGTACGACAGGcatttaaagtgatttttattCAAATTGGTATACAATAAAAGGCAACTTTGGTTATAGAATATTGATAAAGCAGTGCCATCTTATTAAATAGACTTTTGTCTTTTTAAGTGCTTCCtttggaaagaaacaaacactgtAGGCTGGAATTTCTGTTAAGTTCCCTCTACCACAGTACTTCAGGTACTTATACCTGTCAGTAGCACCTCAAAAACACTGGAGGCACATCTGTGTTTCCTATTGCTGTGACTACATTACTCATATCTGTGCCATTAGGGACTTTGTTTTCCAGTTATGGAACTGTGGTATCTGTTGTCTGTAAGCCACTCAGGCAAGGCCAGACTACACAACACTCAGGAGCACAGAAgacttcacattttttaaaactgaagttttCAGCCAAGAAAATTCAGTAAGTAGCAAAACCTGAAGTAAAGAAACATTACACTTTGtcttcctttcatttaaaatattaaaaattagaaGGAATAAAACAGCAACACTAACAATATACAATTATAAATACTTGTTGCATTTGTCATAAAAGTTATAAAAAACTAATCTAAAAACATGGTACAGTAATTGAGTgcaaaaaattacagaattgCTTTAATACTTTTCATAGTAGGCCTTAAAAGATACAGGTAAAGCATTTGAGGTGAAAAATTCAGAGCATTTTAGAATTACATACTTCATTCTGAGTTCTAGTTATATTTGCCCACAGCTGCAGTTTCACAGCTCAGCAAAGCTGGAACACCTTTTTATTACCAAAAAGTCCCACCTCTGAATTCAATTAGTGAGGGATATTTAACACTCACTCTATTGGATATATTCTGTAATTGCTGACTTTTAAACTGTTactcatgattcttcttatatttaaataatgtcATATATACTCTTACGCTATTGATTTTTTGATCCAAATTCCTTCTTGTCATCATTTCTTTTAAGAATTTTCTATGGAGTACTATTCAACCCCTGGATAAAGCTTATATTTGAGGCTTCAGTCCATCTTTGTAGTGTCTATTTGTGCACTCTGCAGATGAGTCTTCTTACTCCATGAGAAATTTGGCATTCAAtacaaattcaaaataaaagcatttttaaaatcttcagcTGAGAGTTGGAGGAAGTGCCCTTAAAGCCATTTCTTATATATGAAAATGGTGTTTTGAATTCCATCTTCATATACAGTCTTTGACCAGTTGTAGAGGCTCACAGGAATGTCAAACAAATACTGCTGAAACTGTATCTGCTATACCTAGAAATGacataaaattttgttttaataaatactAAAGTGGAGACTTCTCAGAATTCATGTTCATATAATGCCCTCTCCCCTCCACGCCATGACAGCAGGAATCCAGGGAATCATCTGCAACCCTcttatttcttcctctcctgGCATATAGAGTTGAAACCTAATCTCCTACTTCCTCTGCTTTAATGTTCAAAATTTTATATCCTGGTGGTTTCAGAGCACCTCTTAATGAGGAGACATCTctgtgggaaaaggaggaaCTAAGGTCTTTGCTGGATTGTTCTTGTGTGGTACACTACAGTAAATGTGAAAGATCCTGCTTTTTGAAAATAACACATCTGTTCTCCCTGCCATCTCTATAATTGATTTGCTGTATCACTATTTCtaaatttctctttccaaacTGTTTATACAACAACAGTAAGAACAAAGATTCAGTAACATGAGAAAGCTATGATTGGATACATTGCTCTGATCTTTACTAAGTGCAGGCAAACTGAATATTGCCTATTCTTTATGTGCAGAAAATTTAGATAATCCAACACGTCCTCCAATGACTGAGATCTGCTGTGAAACACACATGGAAGGGAAAGCCAATGGGTTACTCTAACACATAAAATTACAATGGATACACAATACTTCCTATCTAGTGGAACCATCCCACCAATTTGGCTCAGCAATCTGATGATAAACCAGAGCTTGATTTGCCTTACCTCCATATCTAGTAGAAACTGGGTATTTAATGCTATAGGAATCCctcaaacacaaagaaaaaattcatgCAAACAACAATAGGGTAGGAGATTGAACTAGCACTAAAAGGATATATCTCTGTCCTAGAAGAAAAGCTACGAGCAGGGTACACAATTCCCAGGTAGATTAACTTTTCATATTTGTTTGCCAGAGATACTGGCACCCACCAGACAAGGACAGCAGCTGTTTTACCTACAGGGAGTACAGCGATGGCACCCACCTACAACCATCACACGTGGCTGGATATTTTACAGTGCCATTACCTCTGCATGGTAAGGGACAAGAGTACTTTGATTATTTGTTTTGTCTTATACAGCTTTGCCTTTACATGGTGTTTTTCAATCATTCAACTACATGCCTTGGTTGAACTAGCAAccacttcatttatttttccatctggaCTCATTTAACCTCTTTTAAAGCACAGCAATAATTGTACTGCCTCTCTGAGGATCccattatatttttattctatatATAATACTCTGATGATAATTAATTTGTTATAGCCATTGACAAACATATTCCAGCCCATGGCCTTTACCACTTACTTTTTGTCAGACTTACCACAGACATTGCTGCCCATCTTAACACGAACGTAGCCATCTATTCCCCACGTCGGCCCCCAAGAGTTCTGCACAATCCAGTAAGGAATGCTGCCTGGAAGAGACATTTCATGAACAAGAGACAACATGAGACTTGGGAAGTTTTAGCCTCCTAACACTCCACAGAGTTAATTAGCATTTCAGTATCTCACAGTTTCTGATGAATGGATGATACAGGCCAGTGAAACCTACTGTTGTTCACACAGATAACAGAGCTAATATTCTGGTATGGGAAGACTGGATATGGGCTCTTCTAGCATAAAGACACACACAGCCTCTAGCATAAGACACACACAGCCATGGTCTTGACTTTACAAGGATGAAGTCCCACAGAACTGAAGAAGCAATGACAAAAAgagtttttcttcctgctgatGTGAAGATGATGTGATCTTCAGAGAGCTTCCAGAACTGATGTGACATCAAACCCAacagcttccagcagaaaaCCGAGTTCTGGATTTTAATCACTTATCCCACAAAAGACAAGTTGCAAGTAAAAGAAACCTACTGTGCTGAAGTTCAGCTGGTGGAAACGCACCTGTTCTGTCAAAACCAATGATAAGAACAGCATGGTTTGCTCTTCCACTTGAGCAGTGATATTGTATGATTCCACCGAGATAATCCTGCCAGCTAACGGCATCGACTGTCACTGCCAAAGGGCCCCAGCTGACAAGCATCCTCATCATTTCCTCTTCTTGACCACTGCAAAAGAAGTGAGTAAAAATACCAAGTTACTTAAGTTAGCACACTAAAGTGATTAGAGTAATTGTAATCTATTTGTtaagaacagtttaaaaatcaaataattaaaCTCTTTCCTCCAAGTTCTACACATGATGTAACACACACCAGTAATTATGTATTTCATATACTACAACACAGTGATACAAATATAGGACACACAAACTATAGGACAGGTGTAGATCCAAACACACAATGCTGTTAAAAAGCAGAAGGTTTCTAGGCCAAGCCAGTGGCAGTGGAGAGCACTTCATACTTTTTGTACATCCCTCGTCTCAATCAAAACCAGCTTTGAACAAACCATTATTCTGTATCAGAATTTCCCACCATTTTTTAAACCTACAGAAGTACCTCTTAACATAAAAATGCACTAAAGTATGTGTCTCAAACATATCAAAACACAGGACATTTCTACTATTAGACATTTAACATTAGCACCCTCACACAGTTTTATTTATCTGGAGCAGGAAATTTTCATCACTGAAAATATGTGCATTAATGAAATTTGGCAAATACAGACTGGCAAAGATATGATTGATTTTTGTTACTTATATCTAGAAGTAACACAATTCCT
The window above is part of the Molothrus ater isolate BHLD 08-10-18 breed brown headed cowbird chromosome 4, BPBGC_Mater_1.1, whole genome shotgun sequence genome. Proteins encoded here:
- the TDO2 gene encoding tryptophan 2,3-dioxygenase, which codes for MSQCPFAGKNYLFNFSKLSLEDENNDKSQEGINKASKGGLIYGEYLQLNKILNAQELESEKKGKKIHDEHLFIVTHQAYELWFKQILWEMDSVRVIFQNGHVRDERNMLKVITRMNRISLILKLLVEQFSVLETMTALDFFDFRYYLSPASGFQSLQFRLLENKIGVPQSLRVPYNRRHYRDNFKGQDHELLLQSEQEPTLLQLVEAWLERTPGLDSEEFDFWGQFEENVLKGLEEEFALIQAKAESEEKDDLLSEFQKQRDTLLSLFDEKRHEHLLSKGERRLSYKALKGALMIYFYREEPRFQVPFQLLTSLMDLDVLMTKWRYNHVCLVHRMIGGKAGTGGSSGYHYLRSTVSDRYKVFVDLFNLSTFLVPRHWIPKMNPSIHKFLYTAEYCDSSYFSSDDSD